In Cytobacillus sp. IB215665, one genomic interval encodes:
- the sigJ gene encoding RNA polymerase sigma factor SigJ, protein MENSLIQQLYIDYKPLLFSLAYKMTGSVSDADDVVQDVFSKLTNYELKNNQNVKAFLCKLVTNRSLDLLKSSRKKREIYTGTWLPEPIVQYEDPLNHVMAEEDISIALLFLFESLNPIERAIFILREILEYDYKTVADIVQKSESNCRKILSRLKKELPDLNKELLPIPAEEHEQTVVTFISAFQTGKVTNLVKYLQNDITYYADGGGKKAAALRPVIGKEKVSALFKALAIRLLEENYKFQLNTVNGQAGLTILDPTGFTAVVSFKVYEGKIKAIYYIVNPDKVRHIQNDVSI, encoded by the coding sequence TTGGAAAATTCATTAATTCAGCAACTTTATATAGATTATAAGCCACTTCTTTTTTCTCTTGCTTACAAAATGACTGGGAGTGTTAGTGATGCAGATGATGTCGTCCAAGATGTGTTTTCTAAATTAACAAATTATGAGCTAAAGAACAATCAAAACGTGAAAGCATTTCTTTGTAAGTTAGTGACAAACCGTTCCTTGGATTTGCTAAAATCATCAAGGAAGAAGAGAGAAATATACACTGGAACTTGGTTGCCAGAGCCAATTGTTCAATATGAAGATCCATTAAATCATGTAATGGCAGAAGAAGACATTTCTATTGCTCTTCTCTTTTTGTTCGAATCATTAAATCCAATAGAAAGAGCAATTTTTATACTACGAGAAATTCTAGAATACGATTATAAAACCGTAGCTGATATCGTTCAAAAGTCAGAGAGCAACTGCCGAAAAATATTGAGTAGACTGAAAAAAGAACTTCCTGATCTTAATAAAGAACTTCTTCCTATTCCTGCTGAGGAGCATGAACAAACAGTCGTAACATTTATCTCCGCCTTCCAAACTGGAAAAGTAACAAACCTCGTAAAATATTTACAAAACGATATCACTTACTATGCAGATGGTGGTGGTAAAAAAGCAGCTGCATTACGTCCAGTCATAGGTAAAGAAAAAGTAAGCGCATTATTTAAGGCACTTGCTATTAGACTTTTGGAGGAAAACTACAAATTTCAATTGAATACAGTAAACGGGCAAGCAGGTTTGACCATTTTGGACCCAACAGGATTCACTGCTGTGGTCTCCTTCAAAGTCTATGAAGGTAAGATAAAAGCCATCTACTATATTGTTAACCCTGATAAAGTTAGACATATTCAAAATGATGTGAGCATTTAA
- a CDS encoding DUF4275 family protein, translating into MNSNREQLNAIIQELTDDAVFELTFYAKEIKSRYEFKDKMDKKGVGLTYIGNAEVRKRWEDTFTNSISQRKKDEIFLHQYLWHIFSYKVLPCKEKEKAIEAFNKVKKNKVYVFYQNTYSYSLESAENITTEDFKGEKDMYIVNEDYTWTYVQTHEQEAGLGPYFFEL; encoded by the coding sequence ATGAATTCGAATAGAGAACAGTTGAATGCAATTATTCAGGAATTAACTGATGATGCGGTTTTTGAATTGACATTTTATGCAAAAGAAATCAAGTCAAGATACGAGTTTAAAGATAAGATGGATAAAAAAGGGGTCGGACTTACCTATATTGGTAATGCTGAAGTAAGGAAACGATGGGAAGATACATTTACGAATTCCATTAGTCAAAGAAAAAAAGATGAAATCTTTTTACACCAGTATCTATGGCATATTTTCAGCTATAAAGTATTACCTTGTAAAGAAAAAGAAAAAGCCATTGAAGCTTTCAATAAAGTAAAGAAAAATAAAGTTTACGTTTTTTATCAAAATACATACTCATATTCACTTGAAAGTGCTGAAAATATTACGACAGAGGATTTTAAAGGTGAAAAGGATATGTATATAGTTAACGAAGATTATACATGGACTTATGTACAAACCCATGAACAAGAAGCAGGATTGGGTCCTTACTTTTTTGAATTATAA
- a CDS encoding serine hydrolase: MNNNSISNFEDLVKNDYSNIAGIAIAKNESLVYEKYFDGYTQEDVLHVASVTKSIISALIGIAIDKGYVNNIEEKVLTFFPDYTIKRGEKTIQNVTIKDLLTMTAPFKYKSEPYTKVYSSDDWVKAALDLLGGKSDVGEFKYTTVGINILSGILTIATGQSVLDFAEENLFKPLEIKVPNNVIIQNKEDYLAFLKDKYVTGWVADPKGVNSAGWGLTLTPRDMIKIGQLYLNGGVWNGKQIVSFKWIEDSTTEKSRWLDVPYGYLWWVVDDGYAALGDGGNVIFINPKKEMVVTIASCYMPRAKDRIELIRKHLMPLF, encoded by the coding sequence ATGAATAATAATTCTATTTCTAATTTTGAAGATTTAGTAAAAAATGATTATTCCAATATAGCAGGTATTGCTATTGCAAAAAATGAAAGTTTGGTTTACGAAAAATATTTTGATGGGTATACACAAGAGGATGTATTGCATGTAGCATCTGTAACAAAAAGTATCATATCAGCTCTTATTGGTATTGCAATAGATAAAGGATATGTTAACAATATTGAAGAAAAAGTATTAACATTTTTCCCTGATTATACAATTAAGCGTGGCGAAAAAACAATACAAAATGTCACCATAAAAGATTTGTTGACAATGACTGCACCATTTAAATACAAGTCAGAGCCATATACAAAGGTCTATTCAAGTGATGATTGGGTAAAAGCTGCATTAGATTTGCTAGGGGGGAAAAGTGATGTAGGGGAGTTTAAATATACTACTGTTGGCATAAATATTTTATCAGGTATTCTAACGATCGCAACTGGTCAATCAGTGCTTGATTTCGCTGAAGAGAACTTATTTAAACCTCTTGAAATCAAAGTTCCTAATAATGTTATTATACAAAATAAAGAAGACTATTTAGCTTTTCTAAAGGATAAGTATGTTACTGGTTGGGTAGCAGACCCTAAAGGTGTAAATTCGGCTGGTTGGGGGCTTACTTTAACTCCAAGGGATATGATAAAAATAGGTCAATTATATTTAAATGGCGGTGTATGGAACGGTAAGCAAATTGTATCCTTTAAATGGATAGAAGACAGCACAACAGAAAAAAGTCGATGGTTAGACGTGCCATATGGTTACTTGTGGTGGGTTGTTGATGATGGCTATGCAGCTTTAGGTGATGGAGGAAATGTAATTTTCATAAACCCTAAGAAGGAAATGGTAGTTACTATTGCTTCTTGCTACATGCCACGTGCCAAGGATAGAATTGAATTGATTAGAAAGCATCTAATGCCATTGTTCTAA
- a CDS encoding beta-propeller fold lactonase family protein, with protein MGIAIGTSPLDITPNGNLAYVATEDNNTVSVINISTQMVIATIQAGINPCNVVFTPDGKIAYVTNGGTGPLFGNTISIIDVKTHSIIATVQVGSNPSTIVFTPDGKLAYITNQLDNTISVIEVKSHTVIATVSVGSRPELIAISPNGKLAYVANGGDGTLSVIDVKSHSVIATVTLSHNVRDIAFSPDGKIAYVTNRSQQQQPGNVSVIDVKTHAVISTIQVVDPIRVLFTPDGKLAYVTNFGGVVSVIDVKTHSVISTTLVNPSINANVNDIAFNPNGKIAYVTISNENSVPVIDVKTHSVITTIPILISNIGSVTFSPDGKLAYVVESTT; from the coding sequence ATTGGTATAGCTATTGGTACATCACCTTTAGATATCACTCCTAACGGGAATTTAGCATATGTTGCAACTGAAGATAATAACACTGTATCTGTAATAAATATATCAACACAGATGGTTATAGCCACCATTCAAGCTGGTATTAATCCATGTAATGTCGTTTTTACTCCTGATGGGAAAATTGCTTATGTTACAAACGGAGGTACAGGTCCCCTATTTGGAAATACTATTTCAATAATTGATGTTAAAACTCACTCAATTATTGCTACTGTTCAAGTTGGTAGCAATCCGAGTACCATCGTTTTCACGCCTGATGGAAAATTAGCTTATATTACTAACCAACTTGACAACACTATTTCTGTTATCGAGGTTAAAAGCCATACAGTAATAGCTACTGTTTCTGTTGGATCGCGTCCAGAATTAATTGCCATTTCTCCTAATGGGAAGCTAGCTTATGTTGCTAATGGTGGAGATGGTACTTTGTCTGTCATTGACGTTAAATCACATTCTGTGATTGCTACTGTGACTCTTAGCCATAACGTAAGAGATATTGCTTTCTCTCCTGATGGGAAAATTGCGTACGTTACAAATAGGTCTCAACAACAACAACCTGGAAATGTATCAGTTATTGATGTAAAAACCCACGCTGTCATTTCTACTATCCAAGTTGTTGACCCAATTAGAGTTCTTTTTACACCTGATGGAAAATTAGCTTATGTTACAAATTTTGGTGGCGTTGTATCCGTCATAGACGTAAAAACACATTCAGTTATTTCTACTACTCTTGTTAATCCTAGTATTAATGCTAATGTAAATGATATTGCTTTTAATCCTAATGGGAAAATTGCTTATGTAACGATTTCAAATGAAAATTCTGTTCCCGTCATCGATGTTAAAACTCACTCAGTAATTACTACAATTCCAATTCTAATAAGTAACATAGGTTCTGTTACCTTCTCACCTGATGGAAAATTAGCTTACGTAGTTGAATCTACTACATAG
- a CDS encoding alpha/beta hydrolase fold domain-containing protein — translation MKRVKRSEHLIDPEIRDILDVMGSMSLTPDNYLEVREQLKAFFTSSVTERYDVEIEEIRIDNLFDDSKVRLVITKPKNRAEQLNPLIYSVHGGGMIIGSPEMNNEKHAFLAHHYNFIGVSVDYRLAPEFSQPAQLHDCYSGIKWCIEHAKELNVDINRIAVAGESAGAGLAAGLALFTRDCQEFNFHHLQLSVPMLDDRTAIEETHPFNGEYFFDNAINYFGWKSVLKQEPGTEGISEYYSPAMAKSFRGLPSTYLCVGSIDLFADETLDFAKRLMYDGVLTELHVYPGYHHLGLTVPDAFHSKKDADNSLNALLRALNILK, via the coding sequence ATGAAAAGAGTTAAACGAAGTGAACATTTAATTGATCCAGAAATACGAGATATTTTAGATGTTATGGGCAGTATGAGTTTAACCCCAGATAATTACTTAGAAGTTCGAGAACAACTTAAAGCGTTTTTCACTTCTAGTGTGACAGAACGATATGATGTTGAAATAGAAGAAATAAGGATTGATAATTTATTTGATGATTCTAAAGTGAGATTAGTTATTACAAAGCCGAAAAATAGAGCTGAGCAACTTAATCCATTAATTTATTCTGTACATGGCGGTGGTATGATTATCGGTAGTCCAGAAATGAATAATGAAAAACATGCATTTCTAGCACATCACTATAATTTTATCGGTGTCTCTGTAGACTATCGTTTAGCCCCTGAATTTTCTCAACCTGCTCAATTACATGATTGTTATTCAGGAATTAAATGGTGTATCGAGCACGCTAAAGAATTAAATGTTGATATTAATAGAATTGCTGTTGCTGGCGAAAGTGCTGGAGCTGGATTAGCTGCAGGATTAGCTTTATTTACTCGTGATTGTCAGGAGTTTAATTTTCATCATTTACAATTATCTGTACCAATGCTAGATGATCGTACGGCTATTGAAGAAACGCATCCATTTAATGGTGAATATTTTTTCGATAATGCTATCAATTATTTTGGGTGGAAGTCTGTTCTTAAACAAGAACCTGGAACTGAAGGCATTTCAGAATATTATTCGCCTGCTATGGCTAAATCTTTTAGGGGCTTACCAAGCACATATTTATGTGTAGGCTCTATTGATTTATTTGCAGATGAGACATTGGATTTTGCAAAACGTTTAATGTATGACGGTGTACTTACAGAATTGCATGTTTATCCAGGGTATCATCATTTAGGGTTAACTGTTCCAGATGCGTTTCATAGTAAGAAAGATGCAGATAATAGTTTAAATGCTTTACTGAGAGCCTTAAATATCCTTAAGTGA
- a CDS encoding DUF6892 domain-containing protein has protein sequence MNKYKDKAGLFSDFNFKLVVINSLIELEEFTRFEDDLQKLEDKFVDNYEWYEDIPPIPELMQYFSELVLEESDLNSITELVFDGGNEIYTSYLKPDWDGDDDIFDVKSIEGYQKLVNLKTVYAIGIVDEELLAPMINDGISVE, from the coding sequence TTGAATAAATATAAAGACAAGGCAGGCTTGTTTAGTGATTTTAATTTTAAATTAGTGGTGATAAATAGCTTGATTGAATTAGAGGAATTTACAAGATTTGAAGATGATTTACAAAAGTTAGAAGACAAATTTGTCGATAATTACGAATGGTATGAAGATATCCCTCCAATACCAGAACTGATGCAATATTTTAGTGAATTAGTTCTTGAAGAAAGTGATCTTAATTCGATCACGGAGCTAGTATTTGATGGAGGAAATGAAATTTACACATCATATTTAAAGCCAGATTGGGACGGAGATGATGATATTTTTGATGTGAAAAGTATAGAGGGTTATCAAAAGCTAGTAAATTTAAAAACAGTGTATGCAATTGGCATAGTTGATGAAGAGCTATTAGCACCAATGATAAATGATGGAATTTCAGTAGAGTAA
- a CDS encoding GNAT family N-acetyltransferase — MNNSLEVIELTSVDDNIIELSKLLKEVVNKGASVGFLAPISTDAAIEYWSKVLKPGVILYVAKINNEIRGAVQLHLAMQQNGTHRAEVSKLMVDPSSRRCGIASTLMKTIESRATKEGRSLIILDTRLGDPSNILYKSLGYVESGTIPSYAQSSDGKLHGTVFYFKLLGLK; from the coding sequence ATGAATAATTCATTGGAAGTAATTGAACTTACATCAGTTGACGACAACATAATAGAACTTTCTAAATTGTTAAAGGAAGTTGTTAATAAGGGTGCTTCTGTAGGTTTTTTAGCACCTATAAGTACAGATGCAGCAATAGAGTATTGGAGCAAAGTGCTTAAGCCTGGAGTGATTTTGTATGTTGCAAAGATTAATAATGAAATTAGAGGAGCCGTTCAGTTGCATTTAGCTATGCAACAAAATGGTACACACAGAGCTGAGGTTTCAAAGTTAATGGTTGACCCAAGTAGTCGTAGATGTGGTATTGCGTCAACACTAATGAAAACTATCGAGTCTAGAGCAACGAAAGAAGGTAGAAGTTTAATAATATTGGATACTAGATTAGGTGATCCATCAAATATTTTATACAAATCTTTGGGTTATGTAGAATCTGGGACTATACCATCCTATGCACAGTCATCAGATGGCAAACTACATGGAACTGTTTTTTACTTTAAATTATTGGGACTAAAATAG
- a CDS encoding DUF350 domain-containing protein: protein MVNFLLYLGTNIIMLVIGLFLMELTTKNKEFRLIADGNKAAAYVLGGRLVGLGIVLYSTSANSLNLVDLMIWGSIGIVAQIVVFFLAELLTPQFKITKAIDEDNQAVGLFLLLLSIAVGLIIAGCLTY from the coding sequence ATGGTAAATTTTTTACTTTATTTAGGAACTAATATTATTATGCTTGTTATAGGATTATTTTTAATGGAACTGACAACGAAAAACAAAGAGTTTAGATTAATTGCAGATGGGAATAAAGCAGCCGCTTATGTTCTTGGTGGTAGATTAGTTGGATTAGGGATAGTTCTATATTCTACATCTGCTAATTCTCTTAACCTTGTTGATTTAATGATTTGGGGATCCATAGGAATCGTCGCACAAATTGTAGTCTTTTTCTTAGCAGAATTACTTACTCCTCAATTTAAAATTACTAAAGCAATTGATGAAGATAATCAAGCTGTAGGTCTTTTCCTATTACTTTTATCAATAGCAGTTGGTTTAATTATCGCTGGATGCTTAACATATTAA
- a CDS encoding type 1 glutamine amidotransferase family protein, protein MQTNRVLLYVFNTMSDWEYGYLIAELNSGRYFKKGLAPLKIITVGTNKETITTMGGLNIQPDISLDDCNLKSKDLLILPGGNTWGDSIHQPIIARVGDALKCGTIVAAICGATEGLANAGYLNSRKHTSNNLDYIKMSCPNYKGDQFYELGPVVCDENLVTASGISPLEFAMEVLKKIDVFALDTLHSWYNLNKFHESKYFFQLMDSLNN, encoded by the coding sequence ATGCAAACGAACAGAGTTCTTCTTTACGTATTTAATACGATGTCAGATTGGGAGTATGGATATTTAATTGCCGAATTAAACTCTGGAAGATATTTTAAAAAAGGTTTAGCTCCTTTAAAAATAATTACAGTTGGAACTAATAAAGAAACGATTACTACGATGGGTGGACTGAACATACAACCAGATATTTCACTTGATGATTGTAATTTAAAGAGTAAAGATCTTTTAATATTACCTGGAGGAAATACGTGGGGAGATAGTATTCATCAACCTATCATAGCAAGAGTTGGAGATGCTTTAAAATGTGGTACAATTGTTGCTGCTATCTGTGGTGCAACTGAAGGGTTAGCGAATGCTGGCTACCTAAATTCTAGAAAACATACTAGCAATAACTTAGATTATATAAAAATGAGCTGTCCAAATTATAAAGGAGATCAGTTTTATGAATTAGGACCTGTGGTATGTGATGAGAATTTAGTAACTGCATCAGGGATATCTCCTCTGGAATTTGCTATGGAAGTACTAAAAAAAATAGATGTATTCGCACTAGACACATTACATTCATGGTATAACCTAAATAAGTTTCATGAATCTAAATATTTCTTCCAGTTAATGGATTCATTAAATAACTAA
- a CDS encoding YafY family protein — MPKVDNLLAILWMLSTGKKITANEISEKLEINIRTVYRYIDTLSTSGVPIISDSGHNGGYTLMTNFIQAPLFFDNEEQTSLYHAAVFAEEAGYYGGEALSSAVSKLSKYSNQEQERKISQRKASLEVINQKSSFSAVPLLKELEQAVADRYAVNIQYHKSSEEQSKFRLIEPYTIIYWKTNWYVIGFCHLRNDIRSFKVKRIDTIIQTEYQFNKPKDFSAREFFLKNILPTMDDKEEIISLVINGNKNTLDEICQHWFLENYLHERTPNQAIFLLEKEILNTYVPHMILPYGKSIQVQEPISLKERLIEILSDLIKFHEK, encoded by the coding sequence ATGCCTAAAGTTGATAATTTACTAGCAATATTATGGATGCTAAGTACTGGTAAAAAAATAACTGCAAACGAAATCTCAGAAAAATTAGAGATCAATATAAGGACTGTGTATCGATATATTGATACACTTTCTACAAGTGGTGTACCTATAATTTCTGACTCAGGTCATAACGGTGGATATACTTTAATGACTAATTTTATCCAAGCTCCTCTTTTTTTTGATAATGAGGAACAAACATCCTTATATCATGCTGCTGTTTTTGCAGAAGAAGCGGGATACTACGGGGGTGAAGCACTTTCTAGTGCAGTTTCAAAACTAAGTAAATATTCCAATCAAGAACAAGAAAGAAAAATAAGCCAACGCAAAGCTAGTCTTGAAGTTATAAATCAAAAAAGCTCCTTCTCTGCGGTCCCTCTCCTAAAAGAACTAGAGCAGGCAGTTGCCGATAGATACGCTGTTAATATACAGTACCATAAAAGTAGCGAAGAGCAATCGAAGTTTAGATTAATTGAACCATACACAATTATTTATTGGAAAACTAACTGGTATGTAATTGGATTTTGTCATCTTAGGAATGATATACGCAGTTTTAAAGTTAAGCGTATTGATACCATCATACAAACGGAATATCAGTTTAATAAGCCAAAAGATTTTTCAGCACGTGAATTTTTTTTAAAAAATATTCTTCCGACTATGGATGATAAGGAAGAGATTATTTCTCTAGTTATTAACGGAAATAAAAACACCTTGGATGAAATATGCCAACATTGGTTTTTAGAAAATTATTTACATGAACGGACTCCTAATCAAGCGATATTCCTACTTGAGAAAGAAATACTAAATACATATGTACCTCACATGATTTTGCCTTATGGTAAATCTATTCAAGTGCAAGAGCCAATAAGTTTAAAAGAAAGGCTGATCGAAATTCTTTCGGATTTAATAAAATTTCATGAAAAATAA